From a region of the Falco peregrinus isolate bFalPer1 chromosome 5, bFalPer1.pri, whole genome shotgun sequence genome:
- the SEC61G gene encoding protein transport protein Sec61 subunit gamma has product MDQVMQFVEPSRQFVKDSIRLVKRCTKPDRKEFQKIAMATAIGFAIMGFIGFFVKLIHIPINNIIVGG; this is encoded by the exons ATGGATCAGGTAATGCAATTCGTGGAACCCAGCCGTCAGTTTGTAAAAGACTCCATACGACTGGTTAAAAGATGCACCAAGCCTGACAGGAAAG AGTTCCAGAAGATTGCCATGGCAACAGCAATAGGCTTTGCGATAATGGGATTTATTGGTTTCTTTGTCAAACTGATCCATATCCCAATCAACAACATCATTGT AGGTGGCTGA